Genomic segment of Candidatus Neomarinimicrobiota bacterium:
CTTTTTTCTTCCTTATCGTTTTCCGAATCCTTTTCGTCCGGCTTCACATCAGATGATGTTTTTTCGTCCTCAGGTTCTTCATCTTCAGACACTTCTTCAGGAGGTTTTTCTTCCCCTTTGTTTTTTTCATCCATAAAATTCATTTTCAACTCATTAAGCATTTGTTTAAGAAATTTATTTTCTTCCTCGCTCAGATTGCCTTCGGTCTTTTTCTTTATCATATCCAACATATCAATTGATAATTCAGCCTGCCCCAAATTTCTCTCAACCTTGTCGGTTATAGGATTTTTCAGCTTCCCCATCTGCTGCATAGCGGCAGAGTGTAGAGACAACACTAAATTCATAAACAATTGGTCTAATTTATTCTCGGTTTCGCTCATCTCTTCTCTTCAGTCAATTTTACAAAGTATACGAACGGAAAAGTTAACTACTACTGACATTCTCCGCAAACGTTAATTATCCCGTTTCGATAAATTTTAATCGGTCTGAATAACTACTCATAAACCTGTCTCTAAGCAATCTGTTCTCCGGTTTTCTCAAATGCGGATCTTCTTCGGTCAGATTAAAAGCCGATGTTCTAGCGTCTTTTGCGATATGGGCATCCTCAATGATATCCGCTAATTTAAAATCCGGAATTCCGTGCTGTCGCTTACCAAAGAAATCCCCATAACCGCGCTGTTTCAGGTCTTCCTGTGCGATTACAAATCCATCGTTACTCTCCATTAACACATTCAACCGCCGCTGCGCCGCCGCTCCTTTGGAATCGCTTATCATTATAAAGTATGATTTGTTTCCACCCCTTCCAATCCTGCCTCTCAGCTGATGAAGCTGTGATAGCCCGAACCGTTCGGCGTTTTCCACAAGCATGACAGTTGCGTTAGGAATATCAATTCCGACTTCAATCACGGTGGTAGTTATCAGCGCATCAACATTTCCGTTAGAAAAACCGTTCATTACCGTCTCTTTTTCCTCAGCGCTCATCCTGCCGTGTAACAACGCGAGATTAAATTCGGGGAAAATTTTATTCTCCAAATTGTCAAACGCTTTCACTGCCGCCTGCAAATCAATTTTTTCAGATTCTTCTATAAGAGGATAAAGTATGAACGCTTGTTCTCCGGCCTTAAACCTCCCTTTTAGGAATTCATATATCTTATGACGATTAACAGCGCTTCTTAGTTCTGTGCGAACTTTTCTCCTGCCTGCCGGCATCTCGGTCAGGTACGATACATCAAGGTCTGCGTAAATCGACATTGCCAGCGAACGGGGAATAGGAGTGGCGCTCATAATCAGAAT
This window contains:
- a CDS encoding DUF1844 domain-containing protein, which produces MSETENKLDQLFMNLVLSLHSAAMQQMGKLKNPITDKVERNLGQAELSIDMLDMIKKKTEGNLSEEENKFLKQMLNELKMNFMDEKNKGEEKPPEEVSEDEEPEDEKTSSDVKPDEKDSENDKEEKSGEEE